CCGTGGCATTTGCCCGGGGACTTCCGCTGGTTTCGAAAGGCGACTCTCGGACACTGGCTTGTCCTGGGACGTCGGACGTTTGAGTCCATTGGGCGTCCGTTGCCCGGACGCGAGACCATTGTCCTGAGCCGCTCCGGCTTTTCCGCACCGGGCGTCCGGGCGGTTGCCGATCTGCCGGCACTGGACGCCCTGGTGGCCTCGGATTCGCGCGAGGTGTTTGTGGCGGGTGGTGCCGAGATCTACGCGATGCTTCTTCCGCGGTGCTCCGAGCTCTTCCTCACCCGGGTGAACCGCACCGTCTTTGGTGATGCCTTCTTTCCCCCGTTTGAGGACCAGTTCTCACAGGTTGGCATCGTCATGGAAACGGAGGAGTTTTCCGTGGAGCATCATGTCCGCCGGGATGCGGCGGGGAGGTGATCTCATGGGGCGTCGCTGTTCCAGTTCCTGGTGGGTCGCGCTGGCCGCCTTGCTTCCAGTCCTGCGACTGGCGGGGGACGCGCGCCTGGTCACCCTGACCGATTTCTCGACCTTCCACGCGAGCGGATCACCAGGAGAACCCCTGGTCCTGATTTCTCCTCCCGTCCTCCCGGGATTTTCGTGGCGCGAACTGGTCGTGTCCTGGAATGCGGCGTCAAACGTGATCCTCGCGGTCGCCGCTCGCCCGCTCGAACCCGCCGGTGCCCCTTTCCTTTCCCTCGGTCAGTGGGCGGCGGT
The genomic region above belongs to Verrucomicrobiia bacterium and contains:
- a CDS encoding dihydrofolate reductase produces the protein MRMFKAIAAMSANRVIGDHGRIPWHLPGDFRWFRKATLGHWLVLGRRTFESIGRPLPGRETIVLSRSGFSAPGVRAVADLPALDALVASDSREVFVAGGAEIYAMLLPRCSELFLTRVNRTVFGDAFFPPFEDQFSQVGIVMETEEFSVEHHVRRDAAGR